In Archangium violaceum, the following are encoded in one genomic region:
- the polX gene encoding DNA polymerase/3'-5' exonuclease PolX, protein MTLADKATVVQVLRDISLLLQMKGENPFRSRAYDTAADRIAGLSEDLGALVREGRLKELPGIGQAIADKVSELLTTGKLAYLDALRAEFPPGVLELVQVPDLGPKKALVLARQLGVDGVDALEKACREGRVRQLPGFGEKSEAKILAGVELFRRTRTPRRLLGEVLPVAEKLLESIKATPGVVRASVGGSLRRRAETVGDVDLIASAPDASAVFDAFSRSPEVAHIIGRGESKCSVRLHEKDLQVDLRVLPDEDFATALHHFTGSKAHHVRLRGLAHERGLKISEWGLHRDDGSKVPVPDEATLYRLLGMQYIPPELREDTGEIEAALAGRLPEDLVTLEDVQGAVHAHSTWSDGKNSLEEMARAAQALGLKFLTVTEHSQAAIYAGGLKEDDLRRQWDEIDRVNDTVKGVRLLKGIEVDILESGALDYSDGILERLEVVIGSIHVRHSMDEEQMTQRLLKAFDNPHLHILGHPTGRLLQNRDPYPVRMEAVLDKAAERGVVVEVNGKPERLDLKTEHVRQALQRGVKLVVSADAHKASDLRNLAFAVATARRGWARKGDILNTLPAEQFISTLRKLRAA, encoded by the coding sequence GCCACCGTGGTCCAGGTCCTCCGGGACATCTCCCTCCTCCTCCAGATGAAGGGTGAGAACCCCTTCCGCAGTCGCGCCTACGACACCGCCGCCGACCGCATCGCCGGCCTCTCCGAAGATCTCGGCGCCCTCGTCCGCGAGGGCCGCCTGAAGGAACTGCCGGGAATCGGACAGGCGATCGCCGACAAGGTCTCCGAGCTGCTCACCACCGGCAAGCTCGCCTACCTCGACGCGCTGCGTGCCGAGTTCCCCCCGGGCGTCCTGGAGCTCGTCCAGGTGCCCGACCTCGGTCCGAAGAAGGCCCTGGTCCTCGCCCGCCAGTTGGGGGTGGACGGCGTGGACGCGCTGGAGAAGGCGTGCCGCGAGGGCCGCGTCCGTCAGCTCCCGGGCTTCGGCGAGAAGAGCGAGGCGAAGATCCTCGCCGGCGTCGAGCTGTTCCGGCGGACCCGGACGCCCCGGCGGCTGCTCGGGGAGGTGCTGCCCGTGGCGGAGAAGTTGCTCGAGTCCATCAAGGCCACCCCCGGCGTCGTCCGCGCGAGCGTCGGAGGCAGCCTGCGCCGGCGGGCCGAGACCGTCGGGGACGTGGACCTCATCGCCTCCGCGCCCGATGCGAGCGCGGTGTTCGATGCCTTCTCCCGCTCGCCCGAGGTGGCTCACATCATCGGCCGCGGCGAGAGCAAGTGCTCGGTGCGGCTGCACGAGAAGGACCTCCAGGTGGACCTGCGCGTCCTCCCGGACGAGGACTTCGCCACCGCCCTGCACCACTTCACCGGCTCCAAGGCCCACCACGTGCGGCTGCGCGGGCTCGCCCATGAGCGCGGGCTGAAGATCTCCGAGTGGGGCCTCCACCGCGACGATGGCTCCAAGGTGCCCGTGCCCGACGAGGCCACCCTCTACCGGCTGCTCGGCATGCAGTACATCCCCCCCGAGCTGCGCGAGGACACCGGGGAGATCGAAGCCGCGCTCGCGGGCCGGCTGCCCGAGGACCTGGTCACGCTGGAGGACGTCCAGGGCGCCGTGCACGCGCACAGCACCTGGTCCGATGGGAAGAACTCGCTCGAGGAGATGGCGCGGGCGGCCCAGGCGCTCGGCCTGAAGTTCCTCACCGTCACCGAGCACAGTCAGGCGGCCATCTACGCCGGGGGTCTCAAGGAGGACGACCTGCGCCGCCAGTGGGACGAGATCGACCGCGTCAACGACACCGTCAAGGGCGTCCGGCTCCTCAAGGGCATCGAGGTGGACATCCTGGAGAGTGGCGCGCTCGACTATTCGGACGGCATCCTCGAGCGGCTCGAGGTCGTCATCGGCTCCATCCACGTGCGTCACTCCATGGACGAGGAGCAGATGACGCAGCGGCTGCTGAAGGCCTTCGACAACCCGCACCTGCACATCCTCGGGCACCCCACCGGCCGCCTCCTCCAGAATCGCGACCCCTACCCCGTGCGAATGGAGGCGGTGCTCGACAAGGCCGCCGAGCGCGGCGTGGTGGTGGAGGTCAACGGCAAGCCGGAGCGGTTGGACCTGAAGACGGAGCACGTGCGCCAGGCGCTCCAGCGCGGCGTGAAGCTGGTGGTGAGCGCCGACGCGCACAAGGCCTCGGACCTGCGCAACCTCGCCTTCGCCGTGGCCACCGCGCGCCGGGGCTGGGCTCGCAAGGGCGACATCCTCAACACCCTCCCCGCCGAGCAGTTCATCTCCACCCTCCGGAAGCTTCGCGCCGCCTGA
- a CDS encoding MXAN_2756 family trypsin-like serine endoprotease — MPRPLLALVLVLLATGASAEDRPSRADLQKALRLYERSVVRVRGPREAGPGVIVGTEGQVLTSVRHVSLEAAQVEYDGRTLPATVVLANGYLKVAVVAAPAGEYPAAPVRVATGSPVGQWLIGIIPGRGKQKERPSSALARKAPAPFFDVDLALPPGSPLFDTQGRLVAVSVQRRGRGCRALPLDVVKQQLATKVAAP, encoded by the coding sequence TTGCCGCGTCCCCTGCTCGCCCTCGTCCTCGTCCTGCTCGCCACCGGTGCCTCCGCCGAGGATCGCCCCTCCCGCGCCGATCTGCAGAAGGCGCTGAGGCTGTACGAGCGCTCCGTGGTGCGGGTGCGAGGGCCTCGCGAGGCCGGCCCCGGCGTCATCGTGGGCACCGAGGGACAGGTGCTCACCTCCGTGCGCCATGTGAGCCTGGAGGCCGCCCAGGTGGAGTACGACGGGCGGACGTTGCCGGCCACGGTGGTGCTCGCCAACGGGTACCTGAAGGTGGCCGTCGTCGCCGCCCCTGCCGGTGAGTACCCAGCCGCTCCCGTGCGGGTGGCCACCGGGAGCCCCGTCGGCCAGTGGCTCATCGGCATCATCCCGGGGCGGGGCAAGCAGAAGGAGCGGCCGTCATCGGCCCTGGCGCGCAAGGCTCCCGCCCCCTTCTTCGACGTGGACCTGGCACTCCCGCCGGGCAGCCCGCTCTTCGACACCCAGGGCCGGCTGGTGGCCGTCTCCGTGCAACGTCGGGGACGCGGTTGCCGGGCGCTGCCCCTGGATGTCGTCAAACAGCAGCTCGCCACGAAGGTGGCCGCACCGTGA
- a CDS encoding class II glutamine amidotransferase gives MSVALAVLTSDPNLMRCELHRLEGQVALQGEGRSNAVGIGAYAQDDVLLRRFPGDANLSLDSLAPRDESEALLFHARRLPVGLSLEENTQPFRSRRWLFAHQGSIQDFPSIRAGLLAGVPDFLQRQIRGETESEVAFALFLERLWATGHADDPRLGAEVAGRLLADTAQALSKASVKAGAARVSTVNLLATNGYVLVATRVGAQPLYYTRLEGTDRCEVCGITPSSPETQPGVAAHRRRRSVVVATHLTRPTGWVELAEGTTLVVGSDLQVRHLTP, from the coding sequence ATGTCCGTTGCCCTGGCCGTCTTGACGTCCGACCCGAACTTGATGCGGTGCGAGCTGCATCGGCTGGAAGGGCAGGTGGCTCTCCAGGGGGAGGGACGCTCGAATGCCGTGGGCATTGGCGCCTATGCCCAGGACGACGTCCTGCTGAGGCGCTTCCCCGGGGACGCGAACCTGAGCCTGGACTCGCTCGCCCCTCGCGACGAGTCCGAGGCGCTGCTCTTCCACGCGCGGCGGCTGCCCGTGGGGCTGTCGCTGGAGGAGAACACGCAGCCGTTCCGCTCGCGCCGCTGGCTGTTCGCCCACCAGGGGAGCATCCAGGACTTCCCCAGCATCCGCGCGGGGCTGCTGGCCGGCGTGCCGGACTTCCTCCAGCGGCAGATCCGCGGAGAGACGGAAAGCGAGGTGGCCTTCGCGCTCTTCCTCGAGCGGCTGTGGGCCACGGGGCACGCGGATGACCCGAGGCTGGGGGCCGAGGTGGCGGGCCGGCTGCTGGCGGACACGGCCCAGGCGCTGTCGAAGGCCTCGGTGAAGGCGGGGGCCGCGCGCGTCTCCACGGTGAACCTGCTGGCCACCAACGGCTACGTCCTGGTGGCCACCCGGGTGGGCGCCCAGCCGCTGTACTACACGCGCCTGGAGGGCACGGATCGCTGCGAGGTGTGCGGGATTACGCCCAGCTCGCCCGAGACGCAGCCCGGAGTGGCGGCGCACCGGCGCAGGCGCTCGGTGGTGGTGGCCACGCACCTCACCCGCCCGACGGGCTGGGTGGAGCTGGCCGAGGGAACCACGCTGGTGGTGGGCTCGGACCTCCAGGTGCGGCACCTCACGCCGTAG
- the dnaK gene encoding molecular chaperone DnaK, giving the protein MSDDIAIGIDLGTSTSCVSVVHEGQPFVIPNEWGETTHASCVSFLEDGSVLVGNAAKRNIITNAESTVYSAKRLIGRYFFSDEVKKAQAVMPYRIVEGDNNSVRIAVRGQTYSLPEISALVLKEMKAIAETYLGREVHKAVITVPAYFNDNQRQATKDAGRIAGLEVLRILNEPTAAALAYGFGRDVNQRVVVYDLGGGTFDVSILEIGKDVFEVLSTAGDTYLGGDDFDDRIMTWLADDFLKRTRLDLRQNKFCLQMLKDAAERAKIDVGGTGVADVNCQGICQDASGQVLDLTAKLTQDQFNRMVMDLVQRTFKVCDEALQSARMTAADIDAVILVGGPTRLPIIRNSVRHYFQKEPKEGINPDQVVAMGAALQANALQDSATETFLVDVTPLSLRIGTVGGYTEKIIDKNTPVPIDRSKTFTTSRDGQEKVKIRVYQGESNRADECEMLGEFEFSGFRIGYRGEVKIDVTFEINTDGMVNVSAMDQETGQKTSTTLTMSSGMSEADIQRSIQANKQTQLAGHGNNDLPAVASGRRR; this is encoded by the coding sequence ATGTCGGACGACATCGCGATCGGCATCGACCTGGGCACGTCCACCTCGTGCGTATCCGTGGTGCACGAGGGTCAGCCGTTCGTCATCCCCAACGAATGGGGTGAGACGACCCATGCCTCGTGCGTGTCCTTCCTCGAGGACGGCTCGGTGCTGGTGGGCAACGCGGCCAAGCGCAACATCATCACCAACGCCGAGTCCACGGTGTACTCGGCCAAGCGTCTCATCGGGCGCTACTTCTTCTCCGACGAGGTGAAGAAGGCGCAGGCGGTGATGCCGTACCGCATCGTCGAGGGCGACAACAACTCGGTGCGCATCGCCGTGCGAGGGCAGACGTACTCGCTGCCGGAGATTTCGGCGCTCGTCCTCAAGGAGATGAAGGCCATCGCGGAGACGTACCTGGGCCGCGAGGTGCACAAGGCCGTCATCACCGTGCCGGCCTACTTCAACGACAACCAGCGTCAGGCCACCAAGGACGCGGGCCGCATCGCCGGGCTGGAGGTGCTGCGCATCCTCAACGAGCCCACCGCGGCGGCGCTGGCCTACGGCTTCGGCCGCGACGTCAACCAGCGCGTGGTGGTGTACGACCTGGGCGGCGGTACCTTCGACGTCTCCATCCTGGAGATCGGCAAGGACGTCTTCGAGGTGCTCTCCACCGCCGGTGACACGTACCTGGGCGGCGACGACTTCGACGACCGCATCATGACGTGGCTGGCCGACGACTTCCTCAAGCGCACGCGGCTGGACCTGAGGCAGAACAAGTTCTGTCTGCAGATGCTCAAGGACGCGGCCGAGCGGGCGAAGATCGACGTGGGCGGCACCGGCGTGGCGGACGTGAACTGCCAGGGCATCTGCCAGGACGCCAGCGGCCAGGTGTTGGATCTGACGGCGAAGCTCACGCAGGACCAGTTCAACCGGATGGTGATGGACCTGGTGCAGCGCACCTTCAAGGTGTGCGACGAGGCCCTGCAGTCCGCGCGCATGACGGCGGCGGACATCGACGCGGTCATCCTGGTGGGTGGCCCCACGCGCCTGCCCATCATCCGCAACTCGGTGCGCCACTACTTCCAGAAGGAGCCCAAGGAAGGCATCAACCCGGACCAGGTGGTCGCCATGGGCGCGGCGCTCCAGGCCAACGCGCTGCAGGACTCGGCCACCGAGACCTTCCTGGTGGACGTGACGCCGCTGTCGCTGCGCATCGGCACGGTGGGCGGCTACACCGAGAAGATCATCGACAAGAACACCCCGGTGCCCATCGACCGCTCGAAGACCTTCACCACCAGCCGCGACGGCCAGGAGAAGGTGAAGATCCGCGTGTACCAGGGCGAGTCCAACCGCGCCGACGAGTGCGAGATGCTGGGCGAGTTCGAGTTCTCCGGCTTCCGCATCGGCTACCGGGGCGAGGTGAAGATCGACGTGACGTTCGAGATCAACACCGACGGCATGGTGAACGTGTCGGCGATGGACCAGGAGACGGGGCAGAAGACGTCCACCACCCTCACCATGTCCTCGGGCATGTCGGAGGCGGACATCCAGCGCTCCATCCAGGCCAACAAGCAGACGCAACTCGCGGGGCACGGCAACAACGACCTGCCCGCCGTCGCCAGTGGGAGACGGAGATAG
- the mrtX gene encoding myxosortase MrtX, translating to MSTASSAAPWRPNAVQEAVGLWALGFLGIIVAFLLFGGSGIPKLVATVGFLYLPLIPMRWRGEDYRDYGLSPRTWRQDVRLFLGMSLVVFPLFFGAFVLWTQVILPNLPLELARLLAPFRGAAHFTPRLPPRFGEWVVDQLFVVALPEEFFYRGYMQARLRDAWPQGRRFLGVRLGPAFWLTAVLFALGHLAIFQVWRLSVFFPALLFGWMRERTGSVVGAALFHAASNLFVRFLEVSFFGV from the coding sequence GTGAGCACCGCCTCCTCGGCCGCCCCCTGGCGCCCCAACGCCGTGCAGGAGGCAGTGGGCCTCTGGGCCCTGGGCTTCCTGGGCATCATCGTCGCCTTCCTCCTCTTCGGCGGCTCCGGCATCCCCAAGCTGGTGGCCACCGTGGGCTTCCTCTACCTGCCGCTCATCCCCATGCGCTGGCGCGGGGAGGACTACCGGGACTACGGGCTCAGCCCGCGCACCTGGCGCCAGGACGTGCGCCTCTTCCTGGGCATGAGCCTGGTGGTGTTCCCCCTCTTCTTCGGGGCCTTCGTCCTCTGGACGCAGGTGATTCTGCCGAACCTGCCCCTGGAGCTGGCGCGCCTGCTGGCTCCCTTCCGGGGCGCGGCGCACTTCACCCCACGGCTCCCGCCCCGCTTCGGCGAGTGGGTGGTGGATCAGCTCTTCGTGGTGGCCCTGCCGGAGGAGTTCTTCTACCGGGGCTACATGCAGGCCCGCCTGCGCGACGCATGGCCCCAGGGACGGCGCTTCCTCGGCGTCCGGCTGGGGCCGGCCTTCTGGCTCACGGCGGTGCTCTTCGCGCTCGGCCACCTGGCCATCTTCCAGGTGTGGCGCCTGTCCGTCTTCTTCCCCGCCCTGCTCTTCGGCTGGATGCGCGAGCGCACCGGCAGCGTGGTGGGCGCCGCCCTCTTCCACGCCGCCTCCAACCTCTTCGTGCGCTTCCTCGAGGTGTCCTTCTTCGGGGTGTGA